One stretch of Zingiber officinale cultivar Zhangliang chromosome 6B, Zo_v1.1, whole genome shotgun sequence DNA includes these proteins:
- the LOC121989367 gene encoding calumenin-like isoform X2: protein MARSSLVVYSCVVIFVLLLLAFAPRQPNQPHRRLKLRSTSDLSTPPDRGRRSIPFDPIIAGIERSRDDREWERSHYLPDGHSAPAMEPQPEWEGFMDPEDYINDEARFNVTHRIVELFPNIDFSPADGLITVDELTEWNLRQVEQEVMHHTQRDMELHDKNHDGFISFTEYEPPIWARRLHNDNSSDKMGWWQEEHFNASDVDYDGLLNLTEFNDFLHPADSSNPKVIHWLAKEEIRERDKDKDGKLSFQEYFNGLFQSIRRSDDVHSFTLESETSAEVAAKMLFSQLDSDNDGYGYYDFIVVRIKCWCNHALSM from the exons ATGGCAAGATCTTCATTGGTAGTGTATTCGTGCGTGGTGATCTTCGTCCTTCTCCTGCTTGCTTTTGCTCCAAGGCAACCCAACCAACCGCACCGCCGCCTCAAGCTCCGTTCGACCTCCGATCTATCCACCCCGCCAGATCGAGGCCGTCGGAGCATCCCCTTTGACCCCATCATCGCTGGCATTGAGCGCAGCCGCGATGACCGCGAGTGGGAGCGGAGTCACTACCTCCCCGATGGCCACTCCGCTCCCGCCATGGAGCCACAGCCAGAGTGGGAGGGCTTCATGGATCCCGAGGATTACATTAACGACGAGGCGAGATTCAACGTCACCCATCGCATCGTGGAACTCTTTCCCAATATCGACTTCAGCCCAGCCGATGGCCTCATCACCGTAGATGAGCTCACGGAATGGAATCTCCGGCAGGTGGAGCAGGAGGTAATGCACCACACGCAGCGGGACATGGAGCTTCATGACAAGAACCACGATGGTTTCATCTCGTTCACAGAGTACGAACCTCCCATCTGGGCCCGGCGATTGCATA ATGATAATTCATCTGACAAAATGGGTTGGTGGCAAGAGGAACACTTCAATGCTTCAGATGTGGATTATGATGGTCTTCTTAATTTAACAGAGTTTAATGA TTTCCTTCATCCAGCTGATTCTAGCAATCCTAAGGTGATCCATTGGTTAGCCAAGGAAGAAATTAG GGAAAGAGATAAAGATAAAGATGGAAAGCTAAGTTTTCAAGAGTATTTCAATGGCTTATTCCAGTCAATAAGGCGAAGTGATGACGTTCACAGTTTCACACTGGAATCTGAGACCTCTGCGGAGGTAGCGGCTAAAATGTTATTCTCACAGCTTGACAGTGACAATGATGGGTATGGGTATTATGATTTCATAGTAGTACGaataaagtgttggtgcaatcatgccctaagCATGTAA